The Magnolia sinica isolate HGM2019 chromosome 9, MsV1, whole genome shotgun sequence genome contains a region encoding:
- the LOC131255104 gene encoding putative receptor-like protein kinase At3g47110 has product MELPSTSLPAAISSFLLCTILLSSMDVSWSLGSASNVSYETDRLALINFKHLITNDPLQSLSSWNHTLHFCQWKGVTCGHQLPQRVIALKLSDQSMVGPISPYIANLTFLSIIDLAENSFHGMIPEEIGRLSHLQSLILSNNTFSGEIPANLTHCSELKVLDLLGNQLTGRIPTELGSLLKLTSLFLSYNSLTGIIPTSLGNLSSLTFLRLTSNRLEGSIPEDLGRLVRLSILDIGLNELSGTIPPQLYNISSINVLEVVGNKLHGNLPPNLGLTLPNLEELYAGLNQFTGSIPVSLSNASGLVLIDLGGNRISGPVPMNFGRLKGLNWLNLGSNQLGLGNARDLNFLDSLTNCSSLQGLQIGNNRLSGVLPDSMANLSTQLTLLNIASNRIFGNIPSGIQNLVGLTALIMGQNFLTGNIPIGVGKLNKVEELYLQRNELSGQIPSSLGNVTRLYKLVLYENNLMGRIPSSLGNCTYMQFMRLGNNDFSGSLPKQLFSFTSLIQLHVGNNFFTGNLPVETGNLKSLQTLNVANNKLSGEIPSLLGNCLSLEYLWLDGNFFRGSIPSAFSTLRGLQSLDLSSNILSGKLPQYLENLSALQYLNLSFNNFEGELPKQGVFGNASQISVLGNSKLCGGIQELQLPACSRQVSKKGGISLALKVKISIISVVMFLISLSCSFTTLYWVRKSRRKPLDVPSLEDPFMNVSYAELYKATDGFSSANLIGGGSFSSVYKGNLDRDGIVIAVKVLNLQQQGATRSFMAECEALRNVRHRNLIKILTCCSSIDFKGNEFMALVFEYMPNGSLSKWLHRDGHDQLGRNLNFIQRLNIAIDVASALDYLHHHCQTPIIHRDLKPDNILLDDDMIAHVGDFGLARFLSDVPQTSSVGVKGSTGYIAPEYAMGARASTQGDVYSYGILLLEMITGKGPTDDKFKDDLSLHHFAKLSLPEQVMDIVDPVLLEEAKVTQGSGNHTNTRKRMHACLISMVRIGVLCSAESPRERMEMKDVVTEMHAIKDLYLGVKIQ; this is encoded by the exons ATGGAGCTCCCGTCGACGAGCCTACCTGCTGCAATTTCGTCATTTCTCCTCTGCACCATCCTTCTCTCTTCCATGGACGTATCATGGTCGTTGGGATCTGCCTCTAACGTCTCCTATGAAACCGATCGTCTTGCTTTGATCAACTTCAAACATCTCATAACCAACGATCCTCTCCAATCTTTGAGCTCGTGGAACCATACTCTCCACTTCTGCCAGTGGAAGGGGGTCACATGCGGTCACCAACTTCCTCAAAGAGTCATCGCTTTGAAACTCAGTGACCagagcatggtgggccccatatctcctTACATTGCAAACCTCACCTTCCTCAGCATAATCGATCTTGCAGAAAACAGCTTCCACGGGATGATTCCTGAAGAGATTGGCCGTTTGTCGCACTTGCAATCTCTCATTTTGTCCAATAATACATTCTCTGGAGAAATTCCAGCAAATCTGACCCACTGCTCCGAACTCAAAGTCCTTGATTTGCTCGGGAACCAGCTCACAGGGAGGATTCCAACTGAGCTTGGCTCTCTATTGAAGCTCACCTCTTTGTTCCTTAGTTACAACAGTCTTACAGgaatcatcccgacttcacttggaaacctttcATCCCTCACTTTCCTTCGTCTCACGAGTAATAGGCTTGAAGGCAGCATCCCAGAAGACCTTGGTCGGTTGGTGAGGTTAAGTATTCTTGACATTGGTTTAAATGAATTGTCAGGTACGATTCCACCCCAACTATACAATATCTCCTCTATTAACGTTTTGGAAGTGGTAGGGAACAAATTGCATGGAAATCTTCCACCAAACTTAGGCCTCACTCTTCCTAATCTCGAAGAGCTTTACGCCGGACTAAATCAATTCACAGGATCCATACCGGTTTCATTATCCAATGCCTCAGGACTTGTACTTATTGACCTTGGTGGTAACAGAATTAGTGGTCCCGTGCCTATGAATTTTGGAAGACTCAAGGGTCTCAACTGGCTAAATCTAGGTAGCAATCAGCTCGGACTTGGGAATGCTCGTGACTTGAATTTTCTCGATTCTTTGACCAATTGCAGTAGCTTACAGGGACTACAAATAGGCAATAACCGTCTCAGTGGTGTGTTGCCCGACTCCATGGCTAATCTTTCGACCCAACTGACATTGCTGAATATTGCAAGTAACAGGATATTCGGAAACATCCCATCTGGGATTCAGAATCTTGTTGGACTAACAGCACTAATAATGGGACAGAACTTTCTAACAGGTAATATTCCTATTGGTGTTGGGAAGCTTAACAAGGTGGAGGAACTTTACTTGCAAAGAAATGAATTATCAGGGCAAATTCCATCTTCTTTGGGCAACGTCACCCGACTGTATAAACTCGTTTTATACGAAAATAATCTAATGGGGAGAATACCTTCAAGTCTCGGAAATTGTACATACATGCAGTTCATGCGCCTCGGAAATAATGATTTTAGTGGTAGCTTGCCCAAACAACTTTTCAGCTTTACCTCTTTAATTCAACTCCATGTTGGAAACAATTTTTTTACCGGTAATCTGCCGGTGGAAACCGGAAACTTGAAAAGTCTCCAGACACTGAATGTTGCTAATAACAAATTGTCAGGAGAAATTCCAAGCTTGTTAGGCAATTGTCTTAGCCTAGAGTATCTCTGGTTGGATGGGAACTTCTTTCGGGGATCAATTCCTTCAGCATTTAGTACTCTAAGAGGCCTTCAATCCCTGGATCTTTCATCTAACATCTTGTCTGGAAAGCTTCCACAATACCTGGAGAACCTTTCTGCATTGCAGTATCTAAATTTATCTTTCAACAATTTCGAGGGTGAATTACCAAAACAAGGGGTCTTTGGAAATGCCAGTCAAATTTCAGTGCTTGGAAATAGTAAGCTTTGTGGGGGTATACAAGAATTGCAATTGCCAGCATGCTCTCGCCAAGTTTCCAAGAAAGGGGGGATATCTCTTGCTTTAAAAGTGAAAATCTCGATAATTAGTGTTGTCATGTTTCTTATTTCACTATCATGTTCCTTTACCACTCTTTATTGGGTAAGAAAGTCAAGACGGAAACCCCTTGATGTTCCTTCTTTGGAGGATCCTTTCATGAACGTGTCATATGCAGAGCTCTATAAAGCGACAGATGGCTTCTCTTCTGCAAATTTGATTGGCGGTGGAAGTTTCAGTTCTGTATATAAAGGAAACCTAGATCGAGATGGAATTGTTATTGCAGTGAAAGTCCTCAACCTTCAGCAGCAAGGAGCTACGAGGAGCTTTATGGCCGAATGTGAAGCCTTGAGAAATGTTAGGCATCGGAATCTTATTAAAATCTTAACTTGTTGCTCAAGCATTGATTTTAAGGGCAATGAATTCATGGCTTTAGTTTTTGAGTACATGCCCAATGGAAGTCTAAGCAAGTGGCTGCACAGAGATGGGCATGATCAGTTGGGGAGGAATTTAAACTTTATTCAAAGGTTAAATATAGCCATTGATGTTGCTTCTGCACTGGATTATCTACATCACCATTGCCAAACACCGATCATTCATCGTGATTTGAAGCCGGATAACATTCTCCtcgatgatgacatgattgctcATGTGGGTGACTTCGGGTTAGCGAGGTTCCTATCTGACGTTCCTCAAACCAGCTCAGTTGGCGTGAAGGGATCTACTGGGTACATCGCTCCAG AGTATGCGATGGGCGCTAGAGCATCTACACAAGGCGATGTTTACAGCTATGGAATCCTTCTATTGGAGATGATAACCGGAAAGGGACCAACTGATGACAAGTTTAAAGATgatctaagccttcatcattttgctAAGTTGTCATTGCCTGAACAAGTTATGGACATTGTTGATCCAGTTCTCTTAGAAGAAGCCAAAGTTACTCAAGGCAGCGGAAATCATACTAACACAAGAAAAAGAATGCATGCTTGCTTAATTTCAATGGTCAGAATTGGTGTGTTGTGTTCTGCAGAATCTCCAAGAGAACGAATGGAGATGAAAGATGTTGTCacagaaatgcatgcaatcaaGGATTTATATCTGGGTGTCAAGATTCAGTAA